Proteins encoded together in one Salmo trutta chromosome 3, fSalTru1.1, whole genome shotgun sequence window:
- the tbc1d10c gene encoding FK506-binding protein 5 isoform X2, whose translation MLSASTPTQTPPSGEDSSGSDRGSEVNVGAPATETDRFGFILGNGSTAGSEGPPPELVRQRETKWINIISQWDRVLLKKSSKVKEQCQKGIPASLRAKCWPLLCGATDRMRHNKDLYQTLDSRPALQSWVDVIERDLDRQFPFHEMFLSRDGHGQRGLFRVLKAFTQLKPEEGYCQAQGPVAAVLLMNMPTEAFWCLVQISEEYLPGYYSPLLEGVLFDAALLTRVLKRTCPAAHKHLQRHGVEPLMFATDWLMCLFTRHLPFNTLLRVWDLFFCYGVRVLFQVAVVLVRRALGRVEQREACEGQMETLERLRGVREQVQQEDDTFIAEVCSVPLSSKDLERQTERELEKWRMERPASTFDPRGRCHGYQMAWARVREREEERNRKEREKGNLSLPLIRSPSLLSLSPSLLRKRWMRGSGTDIGEWEGEGREVRKVSEEVWEERSEGGNLRRRSEMDGSPVRAPGVPRPATEDMAPVETREPLEHKEPFEQEDRRQKTQLTPDSDGEPSQQRQLTSDHNVTSQGQGEEQGGLSQTPASEQHSDSQTQETTNQSKDTMQTQEVLDKQSTASANIITVHIVTETKGEAEKSKETETRAEAKTEEETAPHTELKTYTEEETAPHTELKTYTEEETAPHTELKTYTEEETAPDTELKTYTEEETAPDTELKTYTEAKTEEERVTETHTDVEVQIQAEAKTEEEMEAEVQKGLHTDKSVETETDMGSKETATQTDVNTDTETDTQQEAGVNLEAETDTGSLTESDKGTDTETHTDKEIQACSEIQSHKGTETHTDEKSEAERETTLEAHTEPETQEENESAMHIEADTRVEAETDLGSQIEAETQTDKESEIQVAVYIGIETRTEKATDTNTGIETTMESPHDIQRHTETAKTEVQYTEPSRIIPANQSQVSPELTSTTEPAEERDSSEQKLPEKPQSPVTIHPDQETQKVRESEGEKEKKASTDILPPLHQRESLTGDFPHIPDNPKSQSQSESPPPADSKADSGNSVSTQIDVSSQRTTPCDGPWATPSGDFRLCKSSSSRRLTRRLSEDLFTNPNQSQPTFTQSNQSNIGFIQSNQPQLTSPIQVPKHPESPKQVTGSNPDTIPPQTGPKSDKGPTDTPRLFGLFRRLKGEQPRQDREKGEHKVPIPQILIQDFSDGKGEGSTVRGEEEENLSSRERRRRRREQERREKEEEKLQKKREKELEKERKRERRKPQTRGKSFQVLHSSVPLPGNSGSQTFGSKRNSTPFMETYF comes from the exons ATGCTGAGTGCGTCCACCCCGACCCAGACGCCCCCCAGCGGAGAGGACAGTTCTGGTTCTGACAGGGGGTCAGAGGTCAATGTTGGAGCTCCAGCCACAGAGACAGACCGCTTCGGCTTCATCCTGGGGAACGGATCCACTGCTGG GAGTGAAGGCCCGCCCCCTGAGCtcgttagacagagagagaccaagtGGATCAACATCATAAGCCAATGGGATCGTGTCTTACTAAAAAAGTCCAGCAAG GTCAAAGAGCAGTGTCAGAAAGGCATCCCAGCATCCCTCAGGGCTAAATGTTGGCCACTGCTGTGTGGCGCCACAGACAGAATGCGCCATAACAAGGACCTCTATCAG ACCCTGGACTCCAGGCCCGCACTACAGAGCTGGGTGGACGTTATAGAGAGAGACTTAGACCGCCAGTTCCCCTTCCATGAGATGTTCCTCTCCAGAGACGGCCATGG ACAGCGTGGTCTGTTCCGGGTGCTGAAGGCCTTTACTCAGCTGAAGCCTGAGGAGGGCTACTGCCAGGCCCAGGGACCTGTAGCAGCCGTACTGCTGATGAACATGCCTACTGAG GCATTCTGGTGTCTGGTGCAGATCAGTGAAGAGTACCTCCCTGGCTACTACAGTCCCCTTCTG GAGGGGGTTCTCTTTGACGCAGCCTTGCTGACCAGGGTGCTGAAGAGGACGTGTCCCGCGGCTCACAAGCACCTGCAGAGACACGGCGTGGAGCCTCTGATGTTCGCCACCGATTGGTTGATGTGCCTGTTCACACGGCACCTACCCTTTAACACCCTGCTCAGGGTCTGGGACCTGTTCTTCTGCTACG GAGTGCGTGTGTTGTTCCAGGTGGCGGTGGTGTTGGTGCGCAGGGCTCTGGGCCGGGTGGAGCAGAGGGAGGCGTGCGAGGGCCAGATGGAGACTCTGGAGAGGCTGAGGGGTGTGAGGGAGCAGGTGCAGCAGGAGGACGATACCTTCATTGCAGAG GTGTGTTCTGTCCCCCTGTCGAGTAAGGATCTGGAAAGGCAGacggagagagagctggagaagtGGAGAATGGAACGGCCCGCCTCCACCTTTGATCCCCGGGGTCGTTGCCACGGATATCAGATGGCATGGGCGAGGGttcgagagagggaggaggagaggaacaggaaggagagggagaaagggaaccTGTCCCTTCCTCTGATTCGCtcgccctccctcctctctctctctccctcgctcctccgCAAGAGGTGGATGAGAGGGAGTGGGACAGACATAGGGGAGTGggagggagaaggcagagaggTGAGGAAGGTTTCAGAGGAGGTGTGGGAGGAGAGAAGCGAGGGAGGGAATCTGAGGAGAAGAAGTGAGATGGATGGTAGTCCAGTGAGGGCTCCGGGTGTTCCACGTCCAGCTACAGAGGACATGGCCCCAGTGGAAACGAGAGAACCGTTAGAACACAAAGAACCCTTTGAACAGGAGGACAGAAGACAGAAAACCCAGCTGACCCCAGATTCAGACGGAGAACCTTCCCAGCAGCGTCAGCTCACCTCTGACCACAACGTCACCTCACAGGGCCAGGGAGAGGAGCAGGGGGGTCTCAGCCAGACACCGGCCTCTGAGCAGCACAGCGACAGCCAGACACAGGAAACTACTAACCAAAGTAAAGACACCATGCAAACACAGGAAGTACTGGACAAACAGTCAACAGCGAGTGCAAATATCATCACAGTGCATATAGTGACAGAGACGAAGGGTGAGGCAGAGAAAAGCAAGGAGACAGAGACACGTGCAGAAGCAAAGACAGAGGAGGAAACTGCTCCACACACAGAACTGAAGACATACACAGAGGAGGAAACTGCTCCACACACAGAACTGAAGACATACACAGAGGAGGAAACTGCTCCACACACAGAACTGAAGACATACACAGAGGAGGAAACTGCTCCAGACACAGAACTGAAGACATACACAGAGGAGGAAACTGCTCCAGACACAGAACTGAAGACATACACGGAAGCAAAGACAGAGGAGGAAAGAGTGACAGAGACCCACACAGATGTAGAGGTTCAGATACAAGCAGAAGCCAAGACAGAGGAGGAAATGGAGGCAGAGGTACAGAAAGGACTACACACAGATAAAAGTGTAGAGACCGAGACGGACATGGGGTCAAAAGAGACAGCGACTCAAACAGATGTGAATACAGACAcggagacagacacacaacaagaGGCAGGTGTAAACTTGGAGGCAGAAACAGACACGGGCTCACTGACCGAGAGTGACAAAGGcactgacacagagacacacaccgaCAAGGAGATACAGGCATGTTCAGAGATACAGTCACACAAagggacagagacacacacagatgaaaaatctgaggcagagagagaaacgaCGTTAGAGGCACATACAGAACCAGAGACACAGGAAGAAAATGAGTCAGCGATGCACATAGAGGCAGACACAAGAGTAGAGGCAGAGACAGACTTGGGGTCCCAGATTGAGGCAGAAACACAGACGGACAAAGAATCAGAGATACAGGTAGCTGTATACATAGGGATTGAGACGCGCACAGAGAAAGCCACTGACACAAACACAGGGATAGAGACGACCATGGAGTCTCCACATGACattcagagacacacagagacagcaaaGACAGAGGTACAGTACACAGAGCCCTCTAGGATAATACCAGCCAATCAGAGCCAGGTTTCTCCAGAGTTGACATCCACTACTGAGCCTGCGGAGGAGAGGGACTCATCAGAACAGAAGCTTCCTGAAAAACCCCAGAGTCCAGTCACCATCCATCCAGATCAGGAGACCCAGAAAgtcagagagagtgaaggagagaaagagaagaaagccTCAACTGACATCCTTCCACCATTACATCAGAGGGAATCACTGACAGGTGACTTCCCTCACATACCTGACAACCCAAAGTCACAAAGTCAGAGTGAGTCTCCCCCTCCTGCAGACTCAAAGGCTGACTCTGGAAACTCGGTGTCCACACAAATTGATGTCTCGTCCCAAAGGACTACGCCATGTGATGGACCGTGGGCAACCCCTTCCGGAGACTTCCGGCTCTGCAAATCCTCCAGCTCCCGGAGGCTCACCCGCAGGCTCTCTGAGGATCTCTTCACTAACCCCAACCAATCACAACCCACCTTCACACAATCCAATCAATCAAATATAGGCTTCATTCAGTCCAATCAACCACAACTCACATCTCCCATTCAGGTACCAAAGCACCCAGAATCACCCAAACAAGTGACGGGGAGCAACCCGGACACTATCCCACCTCAGACTGGGCCTAAATCAGACAAAGGGCCGACCGACACCCCCAGGCTATTTGGTCTCTTCCGCAGGCTCAAAGGGGAGCAACCAAGGCAGGACAGGGAGAAAGGGGAGCACAAAGTCCCCATTCCTCAAATCCTGATCCAGGACTTCAGTGATGGGAAGGGTGAGGGGAGCACGGtcaggggggaggaagaggagaacctGAGctccagagagaggaggaggagacggagggagcaggagaggagggagaaagaggaggagaagttacagaagaagagggagaaggagttagagaaagagagaaagagggagaggaggaagcctCAGACGAGGGGGAAGAGTTTTCAGGTGCTACACAGCAGTGTTCCCCTCCCTGGAAACAGTGGCTCACAGACATTTGGTTCCAAAAGAAACTCAACTCCATTTATGGAGACGTACTTTTAA